The Amycolatopsis sp. DG1A-15b genome window below encodes:
- the gvpJ gene encoding gas vesicle protein GvpJ — translation MTRPGQAGGGLADTLDILLDKGLVIDASVRVSVIGIELLAIEARIVIASVDTYIRYLEAMQRLQNTTAPGQISQGLGQTTGLIPPPPPTPAVAVPVEPAIPVEQP, via the coding sequence GTGACCAGACCGGGACAGGCCGGCGGCGGCCTCGCCGACACGCTCGACATCCTGCTCGACAAGGGACTCGTGATCGACGCCTCGGTGCGGGTGTCGGTGATCGGGATCGAGCTGCTGGCGATCGAAGCGCGGATCGTCATCGCCAGTGTCGACACGTACATCCGGTACCTCGAAGCGATGCAACGGCTGCAGAACACGACGGCCCCCGGGCAGATCTCGCAGGGCCTCGGCCAGACGACGGGGCTGATCCCGCCCCCGCCGCCGACACCCGCCGTGGCGGTGCCGGTGGAACCGGCCATCCCCGTCGAACAGCCGTGA
- a CDS encoding gas vesicle protein K, whose translation MTQRIAADAGRGLGHLVVTVLDVLKEVLERQALRRLDAGTLTPAQVEALGQALIALELRFAEIRAALDDIPTTEGVQ comes from the coding sequence ATGACCCAGCGGATCGCCGCCGATGCCGGCCGCGGGCTCGGGCACCTCGTCGTCACCGTGCTCGACGTCCTCAAGGAAGTGCTGGAGCGCCAGGCGCTGCGGCGGCTCGACGCCGGCACCCTCACCCCGGCCCAGGTCGAAGCGCTCGGCCAGGCCCTGATCGCGCTGGAACTCCGGTTCGCCGAGATCCGCGCCGCCCTCGACGACATCCCCACCACCGAAGGAGTGCAGTGA
- the gvpJ gene encoding gas vesicle protein GvpJ — protein MAEPDLLAEVFTPTGTNAAEAIVDLLDRVVHRGAVVTGDVIISLAGIDLVRLDLRLLLLGLDGTPG, from the coding sequence ATGGCTGAGCCGGACCTGCTCGCCGAGGTCTTCACGCCCACCGGCACCAACGCCGCCGAAGCCATCGTCGATCTGCTCGACCGGGTCGTGCACCGCGGGGCCGTCGTCACCGGGGACGTCATCATCTCCCTCGCCGGCATCGATCTCGTGCGGCTCGACCTGCGGTTGCTGCTGCTCGGGCTGGACGGGACACCCGGATGA
- a CDS encoding GvpL/GvpF family gas vesicle protein, which translates to MSTGNWLCAYAITRNRPATLDIGPVPRLIGYRDLGVVVAEVAPARFDRIDTLDPVDGTLAELAREHDAVVRAVFRSEPVLPLRFGTVLDGEDAARRLLEAGYDQARDCLDEVAGHREWGVRIRHTEPAATTRPDATGLTGTQYLVRRRERLKAIQRAREDVAGAAGRLADALRRHAADSVERARPHGVLMNTAFLVETGREAAFHAEAEWFARELSAAGATVETSGPWPPYSFTDVELGATANG; encoded by the coding sequence GTGAGCACCGGAAACTGGCTGTGCGCGTACGCGATCACCCGCAACCGTCCGGCCACGTTGGACATCGGTCCGGTACCGCGGCTGATCGGCTACCGCGACCTCGGCGTGGTCGTGGCCGAGGTGGCGCCGGCGCGCTTCGACCGCATCGACACGCTCGACCCGGTCGACGGCACCCTCGCCGAGCTGGCCCGCGAGCACGACGCCGTGGTGCGCGCGGTGTTCCGCAGCGAGCCGGTGCTGCCACTGAGGTTCGGCACGGTCCTCGACGGCGAGGATGCCGCTCGCCGGCTCCTGGAGGCGGGCTACGACCAGGCGCGCGACTGCCTCGACGAGGTGGCAGGCCACCGCGAGTGGGGGGTGCGGATCCGCCACACCGAGCCGGCGGCGACGACCCGGCCCGACGCGACGGGCCTGACGGGAACGCAGTACCTCGTCCGCAGGCGCGAACGGCTGAAGGCGATCCAGCGGGCCCGGGAGGACGTGGCCGGCGCGGCGGGCCGGCTCGCGGACGCGCTGCGGCGGCACGCGGCGGACAGCGTGGAGCGCGCGCGGCCGCACGGAGTGCTGATGAACACGGCGTTCCTGGTGGAGACGGGCCGGGAGGCGGCCTTCCACGCGGAGGCGGAGTGGTTCGCCCGCGAGCTGAGCGCGGCGGGGGCGACGGTGGAGACATCGGGGCCGTGGCCGCCGTACTCGTTCACCGACGTCGAGCTCGGAGCGACGGCGAATGGCTGA
- a CDS encoding gas vesicle protein — protein sequence MGTSSDSLADILERVLDKGVVIAGDIGVSVVDVELLTLRVRLFIASAQTAREMGMDWWTNDPFFAPNAARAELGTADLAARVAELEARLPAPGGREEPR from the coding sequence TTGGGCACTTCGTCCGATTCGTTGGCGGACATTCTGGAACGCGTGTTGGACAAGGGCGTCGTCATCGCCGGTGACATCGGCGTCAGTGTCGTCGACGTCGAATTGCTGACCCTGCGGGTCAGGCTGTTCATCGCGTCCGCGCAGACCGCCCGGGAAATGGGCATGGACTGGTGGACGAACGATCCGTTCTTCGCCCCGAATGCCGCGCGCGCGGAACTGGGGACGGCCGATCTGGCGGCGCGCGTCGCCGAACTGGAGGCCCGGCTGCCCGCGCCGGGCGGGAGGGAAGAACCCCGGTGA
- a CDS encoding gas vesicle protein, whose translation MILRVATVGTLPATRKAMPESPLPLPAQNKNSPEVAGKSVSRLRAADAIRTAKDQFAMVTGLTPHAVTGIRSRGDGGWSVLVDVVELARIPDSTSVMATYRVDVDADGELAACERLRRFTRGATDS comes from the coding sequence ATGATCCTCCGTGTTGCTACGGTGGGCACCCTACCTGCGACGAGGAAAGCGATGCCGGAATCGCCACTGCCGCTCCCTGCCCAAAACAAGAATTCCCCCGAAGTCGCCGGGAAATCCGTTTCCCGGCTGCGTGCCGCCGACGCCATTCGGACTGCCAAGGACCAGTTCGCCATGGTGACGGGGCTCACTCCGCATGCCGTGACCGGGATTCGCAGCCGGGGTGACGGGGGCTGGTCCGTGCTCGTCGACGTCGTCGAGCTGGCCCGGATCCCGGACTCCACCAGCGTGATGGCCACCTACCGGGTCGACGTCGACGCCGACGGCGAGCTCGCCGCGTGTGAGCGGCTGCGCCGGTTCACCCGGGGTGCCACCGATTCCTGA
- a CDS encoding response regulator transcription factor, with protein MRLLIVEDEREFAETLRRGLVAEGFTADIAHTGREGLWRATEHEYDVVVLDIMLPELSGYEVLKRLRAAENWTPVLMLTAKDGEYDEADAFDLGADDYLSKPFSFVVLIARLRALLRRGAPARPAVLEAGDLRLDPSARTVHRGQRRIELTAREFGLLEFLLRRAGAALSKNEILSHVWDAHYDGDENVVEVYIGYLRRKIDAPFGTHTIETVRGVGYRLVDVTRS; from the coding sequence GTGCGCCTGCTGATCGTGGAGGACGAGCGCGAGTTCGCGGAAACGCTGCGGCGGGGGCTGGTCGCCGAGGGCTTCACCGCCGACATCGCGCACACCGGCCGTGAGGGCCTCTGGCGGGCGACCGAGCACGAGTACGACGTCGTGGTGCTCGACATCATGCTGCCCGAGCTGTCCGGCTACGAGGTGCTCAAACGCCTGCGGGCGGCGGAGAACTGGACGCCGGTGCTGATGCTGACGGCCAAGGACGGCGAGTACGACGAAGCCGACGCGTTCGACCTCGGCGCCGACGACTACCTGTCCAAGCCGTTCTCCTTCGTCGTGCTCATCGCCCGGCTGCGGGCGTTGCTGCGGCGCGGCGCCCCGGCCCGGCCGGCCGTGCTGGAGGCGGGCGACCTGCGGCTCGACCCCTCCGCCCGTACCGTCCACAGGGGACAAAGGCGGATCGAGCTCACCGCGCGGGAGTTCGGGTTGCTGGAGTTCCTGCTGCGGCGGGCCGGCGCGGCGCTGTCGAAGAACGAGATCCTGAGCCACGTCTGGGACGCGCACTACGACGGCGACGAGAACGTCGTCGAGGTGTACATCGGCTATCTGCGGCGCAAGATCGACGCGCCGTTCGGCACCCACACCATCGAGACCGTCCGGGGCGTGGGTTACCGCCTCGTGGACGTTACTCGATCGTAA